From the bacterium genome, one window contains:
- a CDS encoding MMPL family transporter, with amino-acid sequence MTKLALVRFILGHRVLVVVLMAVATVALGWQAAEVGFDNSIETYFREDDIAEYRRFLDRFGTDEIIAIAFDVGAFTPAGLELIQRISEEVEGLPHVRRVLSLTEAKIVFGDEDTVYFDPLVDPLANPTVGEKPSSPAALAAVKQRALADPFIPGTVVSHDLRSAAVVAEIDHLIGAFDYKVELIAQIRELVGELERETGRRFHIGGTAVIDDVLLRYTQRDQATYVPLMVLIIIGLVFAMFRSLKMVLLPVTVVGVTIGWTYGFLALLGYRINIITTILTPLLMAVAIADSMHFIADYLHETASGRHDKREAIERSFTNVWMPCLMTSVTTAVGLLALLSADLVPIRELGLVAAFGVVAAFIGTVLLLPVLLSLCPCPAERHRAQFAGGWLAGLLRGLGDWRRSRAVAVLTVSALLTVAALLSLPRLTIGTNSLDYLKPDDPVRGETEWIDARVGGTSSLEFLVETGEENAIRRPELLRRMAAFEEYLRAVEGVTGVYSVVGMVKALNRAFYGGDERFFAIPASSEEVAQQLLLVEGSEDIDALLSDGDATARIVARVQMARSQQLSRKMLEIERRATELFGEAATVTPTGMVHLMHRMEGYLLSSQIKSLSLAFVVISLLMLAMLRSARLALVALIPNLLPILFTLALMPWLGIPLDVGTVMIAVIALGLVVDDSIHLLVRLESERKRAPDTRRAIARALTAVGRPIIYTSVALSLGFLVLVFASFNSMIHFGVLSATVIALALVFDLVALPAVVGFLRLAPPRSS; translated from the coding sequence ATGACAAAGCTCGCGCTCGTTCGCTTCATCCTCGGGCACCGGGTCCTTGTGGTCGTGTTGATGGCAGTCGCAACCGTTGCGCTCGGTTGGCAGGCGGCGGAGGTCGGTTTCGACAACTCGATCGAGACCTACTTCAGGGAAGACGACATCGCCGAGTACCGACGCTTCCTCGATCGCTTCGGCACCGACGAGATCATCGCCATCGCGTTTGATGTCGGTGCTTTCACCCCAGCGGGACTGGAGCTGATCCAGCGCATCAGCGAAGAGGTCGAGGGGCTGCCCCACGTGCGGCGGGTTCTGAGCCTGACAGAGGCGAAGATCGTCTTCGGAGACGAGGACACCGTCTATTTTGACCCGCTGGTCGACCCCCTGGCCAACCCCACGGTGGGGGAGAAACCGTCGAGTCCCGCGGCGCTTGCCGCGGTCAAGCAGCGCGCCCTGGCGGACCCCTTCATCCCCGGCACCGTCGTCTCTCACGACTTGAGGAGCGCCGCGGTCGTTGCCGAAATCGACCATCTGATCGGCGCGTTCGACTACAAGGTCGAGCTCATTGCCCAGATCCGCGAGCTGGTAGGGGAGCTGGAGCGGGAGACCGGCAGACGTTTCCACATTGGCGGTACGGCCGTGATCGACGATGTGCTGTTGCGCTACACCCAGCGGGATCAGGCGACCTACGTGCCGCTCATGGTGCTGATCATCATCGGTCTCGTGTTCGCCATGTTCCGCAGCCTCAAGATGGTGCTGTTGCCGGTGACGGTCGTCGGGGTCACGATCGGCTGGACCTATGGCTTCCTCGCTCTGCTCGGCTACCGCATCAATATCATCACGACGATCCTGACGCCGCTGCTCATGGCCGTGGCGATCGCGGATTCGATGCACTTCATTGCCGACTACCTGCACGAGACGGCGAGCGGCCGGCACGACAAGCGCGAGGCCATCGAGCGCTCGTTCACGAACGTCTGGATGCCCTGCCTCATGACCAGCGTCACGACAGCGGTCGGGTTGCTGGCGCTCTTGAGCGCCGACCTGGTGCCGATCCGGGAGCTGGGCCTGGTAGCCGCCTTCGGCGTCGTGGCCGCGTTCATCGGCACCGTGCTTCTGCTGCCGGTTCTGCTATCCCTCTGTCCCTGTCCGGCGGAGCGCCATCGAGCGCAGTTCGCGGGAGGTTGGCTGGCCGGCCTGCTCCGCGGATTGGGAGATTGGCGCCGGTCGAGAGCGGTGGCGGTGCTAACCGTCTCGGCGCTTCTGACCGTTGCGGCGCTTCTCTCCCTGCCGCGGCTCACCATCGGCACCAACTCGCTGGACTACCTGAAACCCGACGATCCGGTGCGCGGTGAGACGGAGTGGATCGACGCTAGGGTCGGAGGTACTTCGTCGCTCGAGTTCCTCGTCGAGACCGGCGAAGAGAACGCGATCAGGCGGCCGGAGCTGTTGCGAAGGATGGCGGCCTTCGAGGAGTATCTCCGCGCTGTCGAGGGAGTGACGGGCGTCTATTCGGTCGTGGGTATGGTCAAGGCCCTCAACCGTGCTTTCTACGGCGGCGACGAGAGGTTCTTTGCGATTCCCGCCTCGTCCGAAGAGGTAGCGCAGCAACTTCTTCTGGTCGAGGGGAGCGAGGACATCGACGCGTTGCTCTCCGACGGTGACGCTACGGCGAGAATCGTGGCGCGCGTCCAGATGGCGCGCTCGCAACAGCTGTCGCGGAAGATGCTCGAGATCGAGCGGCGAGCGACCGAGCTCTTCGGCGAAGCGGCGACGGTCACGCCCACCGGCATGGTGCACCTGATGCACCGCATGGAGGGGTATCTCCTCTCGAGCCAGATCAAGAGCCTGTCGCTGGCGTTCGTGGTCATCAGTCTCCTGATGCTTGCGATGCTGCGGTCCGCGCGGCTGGCGCTCGTGGCGTTGATTCCAAACCTGTTGCCGATCCTCTTCACGCTCGCGCTGATGCCCTGGCTCGGGATTCCCCTCGACGTGGGTACGGTCATGATTGCCGTGATCGCCCTGGGGCTTGTGGTTGACGACTCGATCCACCTGCTCGTGCGGCTCGAGTCCGAAAGGAAGCGAGCACCTGACACGCGGCGCGCCATCGCGAGGGCACTGACCGCCGTCGGCAGACCGATCATCTATACGAGCGTTGCCCTGAGCCTCGGTTTTCTGGTTCTGGTGTTCGCCAGCTTCAACTCGATGATCCACTTCGGCGTCCTTTCGGCCACCGTGATCGCGTTGGCGCTGGTGTTCGACCTGGTGGCGCTGCCCGCGGTCGTGGGTTTCCTACGACTGGCGCCGCCGCGCTCTTCGTAG